Proteins encoded by one window of Erythrobacter sp.:
- a CDS encoding Maf family protein, with protein sequence MIVLASKSASRRTMLTAAGVDFTVVPAALDERALEAELGAVPPAHVALALAEAKALSVDGQGQSVLGSDSVVSVDGMRFDKPASRAQAAEHLRFFSGRTMELHSAAAIATGGQLRWSEVAHARLKVRLLSEDFITRYLAAEWPEVSQCVGVFRIEALGVQLFDHIEGDHFTVLGMPLLPVLGALRELGELPS encoded by the coding sequence ATGATAGTCTTGGCGTCCAAATCGGCGTCGCGCCGCACCATGCTGACGGCGGCGGGGGTGGACTTTACCGTTGTTCCCGCTGCGCTCGACGAACGCGCGCTTGAAGCGGAGCTTGGGGCTGTGCCGCCCGCGCATGTCGCGCTCGCGCTGGCCGAAGCCAAGGCGCTTTCGGTTGATGGCCAGGGGCAATCGGTGCTGGGCAGCGATTCGGTGGTTTCGGTTGACGGCATGCGCTTCGACAAGCCCGCCAGCCGGGCGCAGGCCGCCGAGCACCTGCGCTTCTTCTCCGGCCGGACGATGGAACTGCACTCGGCCGCCGCGATCGCAACCGGCGGGCAGTTGCGCTGGAGCGAAGTTGCGCACGCCCGGCTCAAGGTGCGCCTACTGTCGGAAGATTTCATCACCCGCTACCTCGCTGCCGAATGGCCCGAGGTCAGCCAATGCGTCGGGGTGTTCCGGATCGAAGCGCTGGGGGTGCAATTGTTCGATCATATCGAAGGCGACCACTTCACCGTGCTGGGAATGCCGCTGCTCCCGGTGCTCGGCGCATTGCGCGAATTGGGTGAATTGCCGTCATGA
- the aroE gene encoding shikimate dehydrogenase, producing the protein MTPPYAEVIGDPIAQSKSPAIHSYWLEKLGLDAEYRACHVTPDGLADYVANRRNDPDWRGCNVTMPHKQAVIPLLDRMEIGAELVGAVNTITRRHNGGLIGTNTDVEGFLEPLRPLLAQQHYFRMARVIGTGGAARAVVAALAEHGFTLVLAGRDTAKARAILEEIDPEGEHHTAPLVYFAQPTDFAFDDREGCCDLIVNASPLGMAGQPPLDFDFSHVPPGSVVYDIVTHPLETPLLAEAKAKGLRTIDGLAMLIGQAAVAFERFFGQPPPRDDGDLDLRELLTR; encoded by the coding sequence ATGACGCCCCCCTATGCCGAAGTGATCGGCGATCCCATCGCCCAGTCGAAATCACCCGCGATTCACTCCTACTGGCTGGAAAAGCTGGGCCTCGATGCCGAATACCGCGCCTGCCATGTCACGCCGGATGGCCTTGCCGATTACGTGGCCAATCGCCGCAACGATCCCGACTGGCGCGGGTGCAATGTCACCATGCCGCACAAGCAGGCGGTGATTCCTTTGCTCGACCGGATGGAGATCGGTGCCGAACTGGTAGGTGCGGTCAACACGATTACCCGGCGCCACAATGGGGGCCTGATCGGCACCAATACCGATGTCGAAGGCTTCCTCGAACCCCTGCGCCCCCTGCTGGCGCAGCAGCACTATTTCCGCATGGCGCGAGTGATCGGCACCGGCGGTGCGGCGCGGGCGGTGGTGGCGGCGCTGGCCGAGCATGGCTTCACGCTGGTGCTGGCGGGACGCGACACGGCCAAGGCGAGGGCGATCCTTGAAGAAATCGATCCAGAGGGCGAGCACCACACCGCGCCGCTGGTCTATTTTGCGCAGCCGACCGATTTCGCTTTCGATGATCGGGAAGGCTGCTGCGATCTTATCGTCAATGCCAGTCCGCTGGGGATGGCGGGGCAGCCGCCACTCGATTTCGACTTCAGCCATGTGCCCCCGGGAAGCGTGGTCTACGATATTGTCACCCACCCGCTGGAAACCCCGCTGCTGGCCGAAGCGAAGGCCAAGGGCCTGCGCACTATCGACGGGCTTGCGATGTTGATCGGTCAGGCTGCCGTGGCTTTCGAACGTTTCTTCGGCCAGCCACCCCCGCGCGATGACGGGGACCTAGACTTGCGCGAATTGCTCACCCGATGA
- a CDS encoding dephospho-CoA kinase → MSNASEKRPLILGLTGSIGMGKSTVATMFEQLGVPVFDADAQVRAMQGPGGALVPQIEAAFPGSTGAEGVNRGTLGAMVFGDRDQLARLESIVHPEVGRARRNFLWRHYQAPLVVFDIPLLFEKGGLADVDQVLVVSAPADVQRARVLAREGMTAEKFAQILALQLPDDAKRARADHVINTGTTLEETQAAVETLVDKLAPGLRG, encoded by the coding sequence ATGAGCAATGCCAGCGAAAAGCGCCCGCTGATCCTCGGCCTCACCGGCTCGATCGGCATGGGCAAGAGCACTGTCGCGACGATGTTCGAGCAGCTTGGCGTACCGGTGTTCGATGCCGATGCGCAGGTGCGGGCCATGCAGGGGCCGGGCGGGGCCTTGGTGCCGCAGATCGAGGCAGCCTTTCCCGGCTCAACCGGAGCGGAAGGCGTCAATCGCGGTACGTTGGGCGCGATGGTATTCGGTGACCGCGACCAGCTCGCCCGCCTTGAATCGATCGTCCATCCCGAAGTTGGCAGGGCGCGGCGCAATTTCCTCTGGCGGCATTACCAGGCCCCGCTGGTGGTATTCGATATTCCCCTGCTGTTCGAAAAGGGCGGGCTGGCCGATGTCGATCAGGTGCTTGTCGTTTCCGCGCCTGCCGATGTCCAACGCGCCCGCGTGCTGGCGCGGGAAGGGATGACCGCAGAGAAATTCGCCCAGATCCTCGCGCTGCAATTGCCCGACGATGCGAAGCGGGCGCGCGCCGATCATGTGATCAATACCGGCACAACTTTGGAAGAAACGCAGGCAGCGGTCGAAACGCTGGTGGACAAGCTTGCCCCCGGCTTGCGCGGCTAG
- the dnaQ gene encoding DNA polymerase III subunit epsilon: MREIIFDTETTGLDPATGDRMVEIGCIEMVNRVATGATFHAYFNPERDMPVEAERVHGLSATFLADKPCFRERAAELLDFIGDSPLVAHNAQFDFGFLNAELTACGLEVVDLERMIDTLAIARRRHPGAKHSLDALCSRYGVDRSHRVLHGALLDAELLAQVYVELTGGRQIGLQLAVDNTVEKAVENAVFRLRLGEYRAPRPHLPSAEELARHAAFLKTMESPLWTS; encoded by the coding sequence ATGCGCGAAATCATCTTCGATACCGAAACTACCGGCCTCGATCCCGCCACGGGTGACCGGATGGTGGAAATCGGCTGCATCGAAATGGTCAACCGCGTGGCGACCGGGGCGACTTTCCACGCCTATTTCAATCCCGAGCGCGACATGCCGGTGGAAGCCGAGCGGGTCCATGGCCTGTCCGCCACATTCCTCGCCGACAAGCCATGCTTCCGCGAACGGGCTGCTGAATTGCTCGATTTCATCGGTGATTCGCCGTTGGTGGCGCACAATGCGCAGTTCGATTTCGGCTTCCTCAATGCCGAACTGACCGCATGCGGACTGGAGGTGGTCGATCTTGAACGGATGATCGATACCCTCGCCATTGCGCGTCGCCGCCATCCCGGCGCCAAGCATTCGCTCGATGCGCTGTGCAGCCGCTACGGAGTCGACCGCTCGCACCGCGTCCTGCACGGAGCACTGCTCGACGCGGAACTGCTGGCGCAGGTCTATGTCGAACTGACCGGCGGGCGGCAGATCGGCTTGCAGCTGGCGGTGGACAATACCGTTGAGAAGGCAGTAGAAAATGCTGTGTTCCGCCTCCGTCTAGGCGAATATCGTGCCCCTCGTCCGCACCTGCCAAGTGCGGAAGAACTTGCACGCCACGCTGCTTTCCTCAAAACTATGGAATCTCCCCTCTGGACCTCGTGA
- the raiA gene encoding ribosome-associated translation inhibitor RaiA — protein sequence MDIRVSGHQVDTGAALQEHASDRLSSIVDKHFSRALSSTVTFGKAPASSFAADIVLHVNHGLILKSHGQAHDAHQAFDQAAEKIEKQLRRYKRRLKDRHEQAQYAAREEDAAYTIFAPREDIDSDAEVSEDAPPVIAETRVDIPEVSVSDAVMLLDLRHTNALFFKNAGTGRHNMVYRRDDGSIGWVEPS from the coding sequence ATGGATATTCGCGTGTCGGGACATCAGGTCGATACCGGAGCCGCCTTGCAGGAACATGCATCGGACCGTCTCAGCTCCATCGTCGACAAGCATTTCAGCCGAGCGCTTTCTTCCACGGTAACCTTCGGCAAGGCGCCAGCGAGCTCGTTTGCGGCCGACATCGTCCTTCACGTCAATCACGGGCTGATCCTCAAGAGCCACGGGCAGGCGCACGATGCGCACCAGGCCTTCGATCAGGCAGCGGAGAAGATCGAAAAGCAGTTGCGCCGCTACAAGCGCAGGCTGAAGGATCGTCACGAACAGGCACAATATGCTGCCCGCGAAGAAGACGCAGCCTACACCATCTTCGCTCCGCGTGAGGACATCGATTCCGATGCCGAAGTATCCGAGGATGCGCCGCCCGTGATCGCCGAGACCCGGGTCGACATCCCCGAGGTCAGTGTTTCGGATGCAGTGATGCTGCTCGATCTGCGCCACACAAATGCGCTGTTCTTCAAAAATGCTGGCACCGGGCGGCATAATATGGTCTATCGCCGCGATGACGGGTCGATCGGGTGGGTCGAACCATCCTGA
- a CDS encoding PTS sugar transporter subunit IIA, whose translation MTTNFALKPESVAILNAASKSDILHQLAQVFAKAWELNAALVLDHLEEREKLGSTGFGRGVAIPHARIPGIRRPIVAVIKLERPVDFGAADGLPVDLVIGLLSPEQSGAAHLQALAAASRLVRDERMHDALVDAPNAEAIYSLITNVTDRDAA comes from the coding sequence ATGACCACCAATTTTGCCTTGAAGCCTGAATCCGTGGCGATCCTGAACGCTGCTTCGAAGTCCGATATTCTGCACCAGTTGGCGCAGGTATTCGCGAAAGCGTGGGAGCTCAATGCGGCGCTTGTGCTCGACCATCTGGAAGAGCGGGAGAAGTTGGGCAGTACTGGGTTCGGACGCGGTGTGGCAATTCCGCACGCGCGAATTCCCGGCATCCGCCGCCCGATTGTCGCCGTGATCAAGTTGGAACGCCCGGTGGATTTCGGCGCGGCAGACGGTCTGCCGGTCGATCTGGTGATCGGTCTATTGTCGCCCGAACAGTCTGGCGCGGCGCATTTGCAGGCGCTGGCGGCTGCCTCGCGGCTGGTCCGGGATGAGCGGATGCACGATGCGCTGGTCGATGCTCCCAATGCAGAGGCGATCTACAGCCTGATCACCAATGTGACGGACCGTGACGCCGCCTGA
- a CDS encoding PaaI family thioesterase, whose protein sequence is MDGAETGEQAHFRALEALYASAPVNVLFASSLDVLAPGHTRITFQADERYFHAAGATHGTLYFKMLDDAAFYAANSLVSDRFLLTTGFNLHFTKPLRSGKVIAEGRWISGKRRVFIAEAHLLDEEGDEIGRGTGTFMRSHIALSGLAGYRPPERS, encoded by the coding sequence CTGGACGGCGCGGAAACCGGCGAGCAGGCGCATTTCCGCGCGCTCGAAGCGCTGTACGCTTCGGCTCCGGTCAATGTGCTTTTTGCATCTTCGCTGGACGTACTCGCTCCGGGTCATACGCGGATTACTTTCCAGGCCGACGAGCGCTATTTCCATGCTGCCGGAGCGACGCACGGGACGCTTTACTTCAAGATGCTCGACGACGCGGCTTTCTACGCCGCCAATTCGCTGGTCTCGGACCGATTCCTCCTGACGACCGGTTTCAACCTGCATTTCACCAAGCCGTTGCGAAGCGGCAAGGTAATTGCCGAAGGCCGCTGGATCAGCGGCAAGCGGCGTGTGTTCATCGCCGAAGCGCATCTACTGGACGAAGAAGGCGACGAAATCGGGCGCGGTACCGGCACCTTCATGCGCTCCCACATCGCGCTTTCCGGACTGGCGGGCTATCGCCCGCCGGAGCGCTCCTGA
- a CDS encoding DUF1491 family protein has product MDSRLPAHLEVSGLLRAVQAAGGFATVLAKGERDAGTLLVICCENGAKSRAYERMPLPDGAREWVLSKHQDDDNPSEFSEFIARRKRQDSDLWIVELDIANAERFIGLI; this is encoded by the coding sequence ATGGATTCGCGGCTCCCCGCTCATCTCGAAGTTTCCGGCCTCCTGCGCGCCGTTCAGGCCGCAGGCGGGTTCGCCACCGTGCTGGCCAAGGGCGAACGCGACGCGGGGACACTGCTTGTCATTTGTTGCGAAAATGGTGCAAAATCGCGCGCCTACGAACGCATGCCGCTGCCCGATGGTGCGCGCGAATGGGTGCTTTCCAAGCACCAAGACGATGATAATCCTTCCGAATTTTCCGAATTCATCGCCCGCAGGAAGCGCCAGGACAGCGATCTTTGGATCGTCGAGCTCGATATCGCAAATGCGGAACGCTTCATCGGGCTGATATGA
- a CDS encoding cell wall hydrolase, with translation MKIITKRAGAIALATMLFAGSFGAAGSGAIAQDQAEQNLSQPVEDEIQAPQVRFVAAEVVQELPAEREASAIAASDAASLPQLVASTDTSGELSREVMCLAQAIYFEARGEPLEGQLAVARVIINRSDSSSFPDDYCSVVTQRSQFSFVRGGTIPQPNTGSAAWNRAVAVARIAHRDQWESPVGDALYFHASHVRPSWAGRLTTRATIDNHIFYR, from the coding sequence ATGAAAATTATCACCAAGCGGGCCGGGGCGATTGCCTTGGCCACAATGCTGTTTGCAGGCTCTTTCGGAGCGGCGGGCAGCGGGGCGATTGCCCAGGACCAGGCGGAGCAGAACCTCTCCCAGCCGGTCGAAGATGAGATTCAAGCACCACAGGTCCGCTTCGTTGCCGCCGAAGTGGTGCAGGAGCTTCCCGCAGAGCGGGAAGCATCTGCAATTGCGGCGAGTGATGCCGCCTCCCTCCCCCAGCTGGTTGCCAGCACCGATACCTCCGGGGAATTGTCCCGCGAAGTGATGTGCCTGGCGCAGGCGATCTATTTCGAAGCGCGGGGCGAACCGCTCGAAGGCCAGCTCGCAGTCGCACGGGTAATCATCAACCGCAGCGATAGCAGTTCGTTCCCTGACGACTACTGTTCGGTCGTCACCCAGCGCAGCCAGTTTTCTTTTGTGCGTGGCGGCACCATTCCGCAACCGAACACCGGGTCCGCCGCATGGAACCGGGCGGTTGCGGTGGCCCGTATCGCGCACCGCGACCAGTGGGAAAGCCCCGTAGGCGATGCGCTCTATTTCCACGCTTCGCACGTGCGACCCAGCTGGGCTGGTCGGCTGACGACGCGCGCGACGATCGATAATCATATATTTTATAGGTAG
- the xth gene encoding exodeoxyribonuclease III codes for MRIASFNINGIKARLPRLKEWLVETRPAIACLQEIKTQDEGFPAAEFEEIGYHAIWHGQKGFNGVAILTDGEAVADHTKGLPGDPEDEQARFIECDFRGVHVVNLYLPNGNPQPGPKFDYKLAWMERLRTRMLELLASEVPTVVVGDFNVIPCDRDTFSVRAMANDALMQPESRDAYFRILSDGWTDALATLNPQGGVWTFWDYQAGAWQRDHGFRIDHLLLSPEAADRLLAAGVDREHRGREKASDHAPVWVEIRD; via the coding sequence ATGCGGATCGCCAGTTTCAACATCAACGGAATCAAGGCGCGACTGCCACGGCTGAAGGAATGGCTGGTCGAGACTCGCCCCGCCATCGCCTGCCTGCAGGAAATCAAGACGCAGGACGAGGGCTTCCCGGCCGCCGAGTTCGAAGAGATCGGCTATCACGCGATCTGGCACGGGCAGAAGGGCTTCAACGGGGTAGCGATCCTGACCGACGGCGAGGCGGTGGCGGACCATACCAAGGGCCTGCCCGGCGACCCGGAGGACGAGCAGGCGCGCTTCATCGAATGTGACTTTCGCGGCGTGCACGTCGTCAATCTCTATCTCCCCAACGGCAATCCTCAGCCGGGGCCGAAATTCGATTACAAGCTGGCGTGGATGGAACGGCTGCGCACGCGGATGCTCGAACTGCTGGCGAGCGAGGTGCCAACCGTGGTGGTGGGCGATTTCAACGTGATTCCCTGCGACCGCGATACCTTTTCGGTGCGGGCGATGGCCAATGACGCGCTGATGCAGCCCGAATCGCGCGATGCGTACTTCCGCATCCTCAGCGACGGCTGGACCGATGCCTTGGCCACGCTCAACCCTCAGGGCGGTGTCTGGACCTTCTGGGACTACCAGGCGGGCGCTTGGCAGCGCGACCACGGCTTCCGCATCGACCACTTGCTGCTTTCCCCCGAAGCTGCCGACCGGCTGTTGGCAGCGGGCGTCGACAGGGAGCATCGCGGACGCGAAAAGGCCAGCGATCACGCCCCGGTGTGGGTCGAGATCAGGGACTGA
- a CDS encoding iron-sulfur cluster assembly accessory protein, producing MSDTITLSPAAAQRVALIASKQGRQAVLRLSVEGGGCSGFQYKFDLGEPEADDSVSETEGVKLVVDPVSLDLVAGSVVDFVESLGGAAFKVENPKAAAGCGCGSSFGI from the coding sequence ATGTCAGACACTATTACCCTCAGTCCCGCAGCCGCACAGCGTGTCGCCCTGATTGCATCCAAGCAGGGAAGGCAGGCGGTGCTGCGGCTTTCGGTCGAGGGTGGGGGCTGTTCGGGGTTCCAGTACAAATTCGACCTGGGCGAGCCAGAGGCCGATGATTCAGTCAGCGAGACCGAGGGCGTGAAGCTGGTGGTCGATCCGGTCAGTCTCGATCTGGTGGCAGGGAGCGTGGTCGATTTCGTCGAGTCGCTGGGCGGCGCTGCATTCAAGGTCGAAAATCCCAAGGCCGCCGCCGGTTGTGGTTGCGGTTCCAGCTTCGGCATCTAA
- a CDS encoding CBS domain-containing protein — translation MSITSLIAGQSEAVVSCSPRDSVHHAARLLAEKRIGALPVMEGESVAGIFSERDLLYCIAKEGAAVLDRAVAEVMTSPAITIERGENVLTALSMMTRRRIRHLPVVEDGRMVGFVSIGDLVKYRMDRIEAEAQAMRDYITTA, via the coding sequence ATGTCCATCACCAGCCTTATCGCAGGCCAGAGCGAGGCAGTTGTCTCCTGTAGCCCGCGCGACTCGGTCCATCACGCCGCCCGGCTGCTGGCGGAAAAGCGCATTGGCGCGCTGCCGGTAATGGAAGGGGAGAGCGTGGCGGGAATCTTCTCGGAGCGCGACCTGCTGTACTGCATCGCCAAGGAAGGCGCGGCGGTGTTGGACCGGGCTGTGGCCGAAGTCATGACGTCCCCCGCCATCACCATCGAGCGGGGAGAGAATGTGCTCACCGCACTGTCGATGATGACGCGGCGGCGGATCCGCCATCTGCCGGTGGTGGAGGACGGGCGCATGGTCGGCTTCGTTTCGATCGGCGATCTGGTGAAATACCGGATGGACCGGATCGAAGCCGAAGCGCAGGCAATGCGCGATTATATCACCACCGCTTGA
- a CDS encoding (2Fe-2S) ferredoxin domain-containing protein, translated as MLSDSQAVAAAQAALAAIGGNAIERHIFLCAMSEKQQCCSRESGEAAWNYLKARLKELRLAGRGGVQRTKADCLQLCAAGPVAVVWPDRVWYHSCTPEVLERIIQEHLIGGLPVEEFRLHPSR; from the coding sequence ATCCTGTCCGACTCACAAGCTGTGGCGGCGGCGCAGGCCGCACTCGCCGCGATCGGCGGGAATGCGATCGAACGGCACATTTTCCTCTGCGCCATGTCCGAAAAGCAGCAGTGCTGCTCGAGGGAGTCGGGCGAGGCCGCGTGGAACTACCTCAAGGCGCGGCTGAAGGAACTGAGACTGGCGGGCCGGGGCGGGGTCCAGCGAACCAAGGCCGACTGCCTGCAATTGTGCGCGGCTGGGCCGGTCGCGGTCGTCTGGCCGGACCGGGTCTGGTATCATTCGTGCACTCCGGAAGTGCTCGAAAGGATTATCCAGGAGCACCTGATCGGTGGGCTGCCGGTGGAAGAGTTCCGGCTTCACCCAAGCAGGTAG
- a CDS encoding DUF2497 domain-containing protein translates to MRQAGEPSVEEILESIKRVIERDNAVIAPAQQATGRRRSGLLGEEERSAFPMDPVDADKEDDILDLSEAAATYDENTEGLGDTRETLTNEQAAEAMRRSLAALAMLSDPPARPQIVRSGETSLEGLVREMLRPMLAQWLDANLPDMVERLVKAEIARIAGKKG, encoded by the coding sequence ATGCGGCAGGCTGGCGAACCTTCGGTCGAGGAGATTCTCGAATCGATCAAGCGGGTGATCGAGCGGGACAACGCCGTCATCGCCCCGGCGCAGCAGGCCACCGGACGTCGCCGCAGCGGGTTGCTGGGGGAGGAAGAACGTAGCGCCTTCCCGATGGACCCCGTCGATGCCGACAAGGAGGATGACATTCTCGATCTGTCTGAAGCTGCTGCTACATACGACGAGAATACCGAAGGTCTTGGCGACACGCGCGAAACCCTGACCAATGAGCAGGCAGCCGAAGCGATGCGCCGCTCGCTCGCCGCGCTGGCCATGCTTTCCGATCCACCCGCACGCCCGCAGATCGTTCGTTCGGGAGAGACTTCGCTCGAAGGCCTGGTGCGCGAGATGCTGCGGCCGATGCTGGCGCAGTGGCTGGATGCCAACTTGCCCGACATGGTCGAGCGACTGGTAAAGGCGGAAATCGCCCGGATCGCGGGCAAGAAAGGCTGA
- a CDS encoding TolC family outer membrane protein → MRSRRIIAGLLAGACLFAGPASAETLKEALLRTYEENPTLAAARAQLRATDEGVVIQRSFGLPSLNATGQYSEFLQQNSTSFIAPERQVTANLDLGVPLYQGGGVRNGILAAENRVEAGRADLRGTESFIFTQVVAAYMNVILQEALVGLSANNVGVLEINLEATSDRFQIGDLTRTDVAQSESRLALARGDLRSVEANLVAAREDYIALTGAAPGDLQPPPPLPGLPSSPDEAVDIALENNPDLIAAQERAEAAGYDVRVAGSDRLPTVSVFTNGGYQNFLGTLGAAPGATADQTATSATAGVRLTVPLFQGGRVAAQQRQATAQAQAALEQIIATERDIIAQVRAAFSSWRAANAIIASSEAAVDAASLSLEGVRAENSVGNRTVLDILDAQQELLRAQVQLVTARRNAYVAGFSLLAAMGRAEARDLGLESEGTLYDPVANYDRIRGIIWDWQQDPDPVATSTRTVDIPAQDGDIPSTVSPLDSARDIDGVSTGD, encoded by the coding sequence ATGCGTAGCCGCCGGATCATCGCCGGTTTGCTGGCAGGCGCATGCCTGTTCGCGGGTCCCGCATCGGCGGAAACGCTGAAAGAGGCATTGCTGCGCACCTACGAGGAAAACCCCACACTTGCCGCCGCGCGGGCGCAATTGCGGGCGACTGATGAAGGCGTGGTGATCCAGCGTTCCTTCGGCCTGCCGTCGCTCAATGCCACCGGGCAATATTCCGAATTCCTGCAACAGAATTCGACCAGTTTCATCGCGCCCGAAAGGCAAGTCACGGCCAATCTCGATCTCGGCGTGCCGCTCTATCAGGGCGGCGGCGTGCGCAACGGCATTCTTGCGGCGGAAAACCGCGTGGAAGCTGGGCGCGCCGACCTGCGCGGGACCGAGAGCTTCATCTTCACCCAGGTCGTCGCCGCCTACATGAACGTGATCCTGCAGGAAGCGCTGGTTGGCCTTTCTGCAAACAATGTCGGCGTGCTCGAAATAAACCTCGAGGCTACCAGCGACCGTTTCCAGATCGGCGACCTCACCCGCACCGATGTCGCCCAGTCCGAAAGTCGGCTGGCACTGGCACGGGGGGATTTGCGCAGCGTAGAGGCCAATCTCGTGGCTGCGCGCGAGGATTACATCGCGCTGACCGGCGCTGCTCCGGGCGATCTCCAGCCGCCGCCGCCGCTGCCCGGTCTGCCGTCGAGCCCCGACGAGGCGGTAGACATTGCGCTGGAAAACAACCCGGACCTGATCGCAGCGCAGGAACGTGCCGAGGCGGCCGGGTACGATGTCCGCGTTGCAGGATCGGATCGCCTCCCCACCGTAAGCGTGTTCACGAACGGCGGCTACCAGAACTTCCTCGGCACGCTGGGCGCAGCGCCAGGCGCCACGGCCGACCAGACTGCCACCAGCGCCACTGCCGGGGTGCGGCTGACCGTACCGCTGTTCCAGGGGGGACGCGTAGCAGCGCAGCAGCGTCAGGCTACCGCGCAGGCACAGGCCGCGCTCGAGCAGATCATTGCCACGGAGCGGGACATTATCGCGCAAGTGCGCGCCGCCTTCTCCAGCTGGCGGGCTGCCAATGCCATCATCGCTTCCAGCGAGGCCGCGGTCGATGCCGCTTCGCTCAGCCTCGAAGGGGTGCGGGCGGAAAACTCCGTCGGCAATCGCACCGTGCTCGATATCCTCGACGCACAGCAGGAATTGCTGCGCGCGCAGGTGCAGCTCGTCACCGCGCGGCGCAATGCCTATGTCGCCGGCTTCTCGCTGCTTGCCGCGATGGGCCGCGCCGAAGCCCGCGATCTGGGACTGGAAAGCGAAGGAACGCTTTACGATCCGGTGGCCAATTACGACCGGATTCGGGGTATCATCTGGGATTGGCAGCAGGATCCCGATCCGGTTGCCACCAGCACGCGCACCGTTGACATCCCGGCGCAGGATGGGGACATTCCGTCCACCGTGTCGCCGCTCGATTCAGCGCGCGATATTGATGGCGTTTCCACGGGGGACTGA
- a CDS encoding protein-L-isoaspartate O-methyltransferase gives MIDSQLRTSGVNAPAVLMRMAAVAREDFVPAASKGVAYMDRAIRLDNGGWLPAPLVQGKMLEEADCTGTEHALLVDGGSGYLAELLRPLVAKLTVISPEEALGAGKKGKGANLLMIDGAVEELPTKLANRLADGARIVTGLAENGVTRIAVGRKLASGVSLIPVYDVGIPQLHAFDKPKGWSF, from the coding sequence ATGATCGACAGCCAGCTGCGCACCAGCGGCGTCAATGCGCCTGCGGTGCTGATGCGGATGGCGGCGGTGGCGCGGGAGGACTTCGTTCCCGCCGCGAGCAAGGGCGTGGCCTATATGGATCGCGCAATCCGGCTCGATAACGGCGGCTGGCTGCCCGCGCCGCTGGTGCAGGGCAAGATGCTCGAAGAGGCTGATTGCACGGGGACCGAGCATGCTTTGCTGGTCGATGGCGGGTCGGGCTATCTCGCCGAACTGCTGCGCCCGCTGGTGGCGAAACTGACGGTGATTTCGCCCGAGGAAGCGCTCGGCGCTGGCAAGAAGGGCAAGGGCGCGAACCTGCTGATGATTGACGGCGCGGTTGAGGAATTGCCCACAAAACTCGCCAATCGCCTGGCCGACGGCGCGCGAATCGTCACAGGACTGGCCGAGAACGGCGTCACCCGCATTGCTGTGGGTCGCAAACTGGCAAGCGGCGTTTCGCTGATCCCGGTCTATGATGTGGGCATTCCGCAATTGCACGCCTTCGACAAGCCCAAGGGCTGGAGCTTCTGA